The nucleotide window ACTCACCTGTTGAATTCACGTATGCCGGAACAAACGTAAACACTGAACAAGCAGACAACGAAATCCCGGTCGTCGTTACGAGTGGCGGAGGCGTCACCACGTTCACCGCGAACTTTAATTTCCCTGAAGAAGTAGACACACTTTACCTAGCTATGGTGAACCGCACATCTGACGGTGGCGTGATTGGAAATATCCGCCTCACCAATGTTAATACCAATTGCCCTGAGCCAGAGCCGGAAGAAGAGGAAGAAGTCGAAGGCAGCGATACGACTGATCCTGGTACTCCTGGTGGCGATAACGGTGAAGGTGAAGACGAAGACGGCGGCTGTACATCAGCGAAGCCTGATGCCCTGCTCTTCTTACTCGCAGGCCTCGGATTGATGGTTCTTCGACGACGTATGTCTCACTAACAAAACGTGATTACGGGAGGGCCGTCTAGGTCCTCTCGTTTTTCACAACCTTGGCAGCTCAATCCAGCAGACCTAAGGCGACGTATCTCGGCGCCACTCTTTGCATCTAGAATTCATATAAAAGACAGAATGTGTGGAAAGTCGCCCTAAACGTCCGACATGAGGATAGGCTTGTAGCTTTCGAGGTCTTCCAGAACCATGCCGGCTCCGCGCACAACAGCCAAGAGTGGCTCTTCAGCAACAAAGACTGGAATACCCAGCTCTTCACGAAGCATATTGTCTAGCCCGCGCAGGTAAGCACCGCCGCCAGCTAGCACCAAGCCCCGCTCCGAAATATCACCGGCAAGCTCTGGCGGTGTTTTCTCAAGTGTCGCCTTCACTGCGTCAAGAATACCCTTCGCGCAATCGTTGAGCGCTTGTCGAACATCACTGCTCGTCAGCTCAATGGATTTCGGCACGCCTGAAATCAGGTCACGCCCCTTCATATCCATGAACGGCTCTTCTTCGCCTTCTGGCTGTGGCCAAACACTTCCAAGTCGAATCTTAATTTGCTCCGCCGTACGCTCACCAATCATCATATTGTGATGGCGTCGAACGTAGGTGGTGATGGCTTCATCCAGTTTATCGCCCGCTACTTTTAGACAGACGTTGGTCACCATCCCGGACATGGACACAACTGCCACATCCGTGGTGCCGCCTCCAATATCAACAATCATGTTTCCGCGTGCTTCACGAACCGGTAAACCAGCGCCAATAGCTGCAGCGAGGGGTTGCTCGATAAGCCAAACCTGGCGAACTCCCGCATTCTCCGCGGCTTCGCGAACAGCCTTACGTTCAACATTGGTGATGCCTGCGGGCACCGAAATGATAAGCCGAGAACGAATAAAGTGGCTGCGGTTGTGTACCTTCTTGATGAAATGCTCAAGCATTGCCTGTGTGATCGAGAAGTTTGCAATAACGCCATCGCGCATCGGACGAATCGCCACGATGTTGCC belongs to Deltaproteobacteria bacterium and includes:
- a CDS encoding rod shape-determining protein, translated to MFDSLFGLFSTDLAIDLGTANSLVYVRKQGIVLNEPSVVAIEKGSDNSQRVKAVGKEAKEMLGKTPGNIVAIRPMRDGVIANFSITQAMLEHFIKKVHNRSHFIRSRLIISVPAGITNVERKAVREAAENAGVRQVWLIEQPLAAAIGAGLPVREARGNMIVDIGGGTTDVAVVSMSGMVTNVCLKVAGDKLDEAITTYVRRHHNMMIGERTAEQIKIRLGSVWPQPEGEEEPFMDMKGRDLISGVPKSIELTSSDVRQALNDCAKGILDAVKATLEKTPPELAGDISERGLVLAGGGAYLRGLDNMLREELGIPVFVAEEPLLAVVRGAGMVLEDLESYKPILMSDV